A single genomic interval of Macaca nemestrina isolate mMacNem1 chromosome 14, mMacNem.hap1, whole genome shotgun sequence harbors:
- the LOC105498747 gene encoding probable gluconokinase isoform X5, with the protein MGSPGRRQCQAGRALHFREEERGRGGERKRRGRRERWGGWEREAESMEKGRGETGGAQRGTALTRPAWAGAAPPLGRREGRGRRGPEGDWKEPGSGHGGAGRVAGDGHPPWAPCWHLSWDGNSMMLMTITRRKIERRWEKGYRSMTRFLFGDCK; encoded by the exons ATGGGCAGCCCAGGGAGACGCCAGTGCCAGGCCGGGCGCGCGCTTCACTTCcgggaagaggaaagagggaggggaggggagaggaaaagaaggggcaggagagagagatggggaggttGGGAAAGGGAGGCGGAAAGCATGGAAAAGGGGCGCGGGGAAACCGGGGGAGCGCAGAGGGGCACAGCCCTCACTCGCCCTGCCTGGGCGGGAGCGGCTCCGCCCCTCGGGCGCCGGGAAGGCCGGGGACGGCGGGGCCCGGAAGGTGACTGGAAGGAGCCAGGCTCGGGTCATGGCGGCGCCGGGCGCGTTGCTGGTGATGGGC ATCCACCGTGGGCGCCCTGCTGGCATCTGAG CTGGGATGGAAATTCTATGATGCTGATGACTATCACCCGGAGGAAAATCGAAAGAAGATGGGAAAAGGGATACCGCTCGATGACCAG GTTTCTGTTTGGTGACTGCAAATAA